A section of the Primulina eburnea isolate SZY01 chromosome 1, ASM2296580v1, whole genome shotgun sequence genome encodes:
- the LOC140803751 gene encoding uncharacterized protein, with amino-acid sequence MGPYQPDMLEYPGTKFGSQNRRFQKKWFQKFYWLEYSPSTNKAYCFYCFLFLNDVNSSNISALVNEGFDNWKRVNQGKTCAFLSHIGSAASSPHTMCERRAENLMRPSQHIDKVMHAQSKEEKEKNRLRLSTSIVAVRWLALQGCAFRGNDESLSSSNRGNFLELVKAFAKMNIEIDEVVLENAPKNAQYIAPEIQKEILHIMANRVRKMVREEVGDKYFCILVDEARDISKREQMAIILSMISMLRKSEAKGYDGASNMRGAWNGLQALFLKDCPYAYYVHCFAHRLQLTLVSAAKDVSVIWEFFSHLDNIVNIVTSSTKRIAELHTAQRNEIEYMLSIGERDSGSGANQIGNLQRAGATRWSSHYNSVKSLIGMYTATCKVFEVLSDHSPNGRAKAEVRGIYRNMVFSVKPVFRFFPYLRTGLEAGSRLNRSDRPVQSDFENSGCYPYTKLESCYDMQTGLLQTSALIWLAKPVLRTGLRLVI; translated from the exons ATGGGGCCTTATCAACCAGATATGTTGGAGTATCCAGGTACGAAATTTGGAAGCCAGAATCGTCGTTTTCAGAAAAAATGGTTTCAGAAATTTTATTGGTTGGAGTATTCGccttcaacaaataaggcatattgtTTCTATTGCTTTCTTTTCCTGAATGATGTTAATTCATCTAATATCTCGGCATTGGTCAATGAAGGATTTGACAATTGGAAAAGGGTAAACCAAGGAAAAACATGTGCTTTTCTTTCCCATATTGGTTCTGCAGCTTCTTCACCTCATACTATGTGTGAGagaagggctgaaaatttgatGAGGCCCTCACAACATATTGATAAAGTGATGCATGCACAATCTAAAgaggaaaaagagaaaaatcgTCTGCGTTTGAGCACCTCAATTGTAGCTGTTCGTTGGCTAGCACTTCAAGGTTGTGCTTTTAGAGGTAACGATGAATCTCTATCTTCATCTAATCGtggaaattttcttgaattggtGAAGGCTTTTGCAAAAATGAATATAGAAATTGATGAAGTTGTGCTTGAGAATGCTCCAAAAAATGCCCAATATATCGCTCCAGAAATTCAGAAAGAGATTTTACATATTATGGCCAATAGAGTACGAAAGATGGTTCGTGAAGAAGTTGGAGATAAATACTTTTGTATTCTTGTTGATGAAGCCCGAGATATATCTAAACGAGAGCAAATGGCCATTATATTGAG CATGATCTCCATGTTAAGAAAATCAGAGGCCAAGGGATATGATGGTGCTAGCAATATGCGTGGAGCCTGGAATGGACTTCAAGcattatttctcaaagattgtcCCTATGCATACTATGTCCACTGTTTTGCACATCGTTTACAACTGACATTGGTTTCTGCAGCTAAGGATGTTAGTGTTATTTGGGAATTCTTTTCTCATTTGGACAATATTGTTAATATTGTCACTTCTTCTACTAAGCGCATTGCTGAATTACATACTGCACAAAGAAATGAAATTGAGTATATGTTGTCAATTGGAGAACGTGATTCTGGAAGTGGTGCAAACCAGATTGGTAATTTGCAACGAGCAGGAGCTACTCGTTGGAGTTCTCACTATAATTCGGTAAAAAGCTTGATAGGTATGTACACTGCAACTTGCAAAGTTTTTGAAGTTCTCAGTGATCATTCTCCAAATGGAAGAGCTAAGGCTGAAGTTCGGGGGATTTACAGAAACATG GTTTTTTCGGTTAAACCGGTCTTCCGGTTTTTTCCTTATCTCCGGACCGGTCTGGAGGCCGGTTCGCGGTTGAACCGGTCCGACCGGCCGGTCCAGTCCGATTTTGAAAACAGTGGTTGTTACCCTTACACAAAGCTGGAATCTTGCTACGATATGCAAACTGGTCTGCTTCAAACTAGTGCTCTGATTTGGTTAGCTAAACCGGTGCTTCGAACTGGTCTACGGTTGGTCATTTGA